In Flavobacteriales bacterium, the genomic window AGTTGATTTCATGATGAAAGATCACTCTTGGCATGGCATCGCTCCTAACAATGAACAATTAGCTGATGCCCTTAATCAATTAAGCGAAACTTTAGGTGACTATTAAAGATCAATTCTTTCAATCATATACTGCCTTACGCAGCTTCGCCTTTTTATTCCTCATTTCTTTTATTCTTCTTGCAGGAAAGACAACTCGTGCGCAACACAATCCTTCAGAAGAAGTAACTACCCGAATCCTTTTTGTTTTTGATGCATCGAGAAGCATGCTGGCATCTTGGAAAGATGGTGGAAAGAAGATCACCACTGCTAAAAAGCTTTTAAAAGAGACGATGGATAGTCTTTCGACTATTGATAATCTACATGTGGCATTAAGAGTGTACGGACACCAAAGTCTAGTACCGCCTCAAGATTGTGATGACACGAGACTGGAAGTTCCGTTTGGACCTAACCAGTTCGCCAAGATCAAGAAAAAAATTGATGCCATCCAACCAAAGGGCACAACTCCGATTGCGAGATCCCTA contains:
- a CDS encoding transketolase, coding for VDFMMKDHSWHGIAPNNEQLADALNQLSETLGDY